From a region of the Syntrophales bacterium genome:
- a CDS encoding addiction module protein codes for MPATKKLIDEALSLPVEERALIADSLLKSLNMPDPAIDKKWIEIAKRRLGELRSGKVKPVPGNEVFDRVHERFAEWNSFFTLRPCRYAPA; via the coding sequence ATGCCTGCCACTAAAAAACTTATCGATGAAGCCCTTTCTCTTCCGGTCGAGGAGCGGGCGCTTATTGCAGATTCCTTATTGAAAAGCCTTAACATGCCAGACCCTGCAATTGATAAAAAATGGATCGAGATAGCTAAACGGCGGCTTGGGGAACTTCGTTCAGGAAAAGTCAAACCTGTTCCAGGAAACGAAGTATTTGATAGGGTTCATGAGCGGTTTGCCGAATGGAATTCATTTTTCACCCTTCGTCCTTGCCGTTATGCACCTGCATAG